A window from Streptomyces subrutilus encodes these proteins:
- a CDS encoding right-handed parallel beta-helix repeat-containing protein, with product MAQGTVQVTHGGASRWRRRSGEYPTLTAALAVAGDGDVLSIAPGTYRENLVLQHAVTLRGPEGGLGSVRIAPLDGVALTVRASAVVQDLHLEGQDRAAPALLIEDGAPELTDLRVSTRSAAGIEVRGSGARPLVRRCTVENPTGVGIAVLDGGGGVFEECEVVAAGQTGVSVRGGGRPRLERCRIHHATGAGIGVTGEGSGLEALGCEVYEIKGAGVQIAARATARLTDCSVHRTSADGVTLDTDAVLTLAGCDIHDIPENAVDLRSRAVLTLSRTTVRRFGRNGLSVWDPGTRVDAESCEIHDSTGDYPAVWISDGAVVSLDSCRVHDVPDALFVLDRGSRADVVDSDLSQVRNTAVSVSDGATAQLDDCRIREAATGAWFRDHGSGGTLANCTIDAVQTGVIVTKGADPSLERCTVTSPAEAGFYVSAGGRGTFTACRVTGSSGFGFHVIDGCRTTLKGCHTERSARGGYEFSEDGPSVEDCTSDEPGPRLAAQSAAGGASAGPAPGIRTTGPAGGAGGAPGSVQDVQGADGRVPRPASGEGAGPAAEARGSGEVLGQLDALVGLDSVKREVRALTDMIEVGRRRQQAGLKAASVRRHLVFTGSPGTGKTTVARLYGEILASLGVLERGHLVEVSRVDLVGEHIGSTAIRTQEAFDRARGGVLFIDEAYALAPEDSGRDFGREAIDTLVKLMEDHRDAVVVIVAGYTAEMDRFLTVNPGVASRFSRTITFGDYGPGELLRIVEQQAEEHEYRLGEGTADALLGYFTELPKGPAFGNGRTARQTFESMVERHAGRVAQLSEPSTDELTLLFPADLPVLPGVPAQPAPC from the coding sequence ATGGCTCAGGGCACGGTCCAGGTGACGCACGGCGGCGCCTCGCGGTGGCGGCGCCGCTCCGGTGAGTATCCGACGCTGACCGCGGCGCTGGCCGTCGCGGGTGACGGGGACGTGCTGTCCATCGCGCCCGGCACCTACCGGGAGAACCTGGTGCTGCAGCACGCCGTGACCCTGCGCGGGCCGGAGGGCGGGCTCGGTTCGGTCCGCATCGCCCCGCTCGACGGGGTGGCCCTGACGGTGCGCGCCTCGGCGGTGGTCCAGGACCTGCACCTGGAGGGCCAGGACCGGGCGGCTCCGGCCCTGTTGATCGAGGACGGCGCCCCCGAGCTGACGGACCTGCGCGTGAGCACCCGTTCCGCGGCGGGCATCGAGGTGCGCGGCAGCGGGGCCCGGCCGCTGGTGCGCCGCTGCACGGTGGAGAACCCGACCGGGGTCGGCATCGCCGTCCTGGACGGCGGCGGCGGGGTCTTCGAGGAGTGCGAGGTCGTGGCCGCGGGGCAGACCGGCGTCTCGGTGCGCGGCGGCGGGCGGCCCCGGCTGGAGCGCTGCCGCATCCACCACGCCACCGGCGCGGGCATCGGGGTCACCGGCGAGGGGTCGGGCCTGGAGGCGCTCGGCTGCGAGGTGTACGAGATCAAGGGCGCCGGGGTGCAGATCGCCGCGCGGGCGACGGCCCGGCTCACGGACTGCTCCGTGCACCGGACCTCGGCCGACGGGGTCACGCTGGACACGGACGCCGTGCTCACCCTCGCCGGCTGCGACATCCACGACATCCCGGAGAACGCGGTGGACCTGCGGTCCCGTGCGGTGCTCACGCTCAGCCGCACCACGGTGCGCCGGTTCGGCCGCAACGGCCTGTCGGTGTGGGACCCGGGGACGCGGGTCGACGCGGAGTCCTGCGAGATCCACGACAGCACGGGCGACTATCCGGCGGTGTGGATCAGTGACGGGGCGGTGGTCTCGCTCGACTCCTGCCGGGTGCACGACGTGCCCGACGCCCTGTTCGTGCTGGACCGGGGGTCGCGCGCCGACGTGGTCGACAGCGACCTGTCGCAGGTGCGCAACACGGCCGTCTCGGTGAGCGACGGGGCCACCGCCCAGCTCGACGACTGCCGCATCCGCGAGGCCGCCACCGGGGCCTGGTTCCGCGACCACGGCAGCGGCGGCACCCTCGCCAACTGCACCATCGACGCCGTGCAGACGGGGGTGATCGTCACCAAGGGCGCCGATCCCTCCCTGGAGCGGTGCACGGTCACCTCCCCCGCCGAGGCCGGCTTCTACGTGTCGGCGGGCGGGCGCGGCACCTTCACGGCCTGCCGGGTGACGGGCAGTTCCGGCTTCGGCTTCCATGTCATCGACGGCTGCCGCACCACCCTGAAGGGCTGCCACACCGAGCGCAGCGCCCGCGGCGGTTACGAGTTCTCCGAGGACGGGCCCAGCGTCGAGGACTGCACCAGCGACGAGCCGGGCCCGCGGCTGGCGGCCCAGTCGGCGGCGGGCGGCGCGTCCGCGGGCCCGGCGCCGGGCATCCGTACGACCGGGCCCGCGGGCGGGGCCGGCGGCGCCCCGGGGTCCGTGCAGGACGTCCAGGGCGCCGACGGGCGGGTGCCGAGGCCCGCGTCCGGGGAGGGTGCGGGCCCTGCGGCCGAGGCCCGCGGGTCGGGCGAGGTCCTGGGCCAGCTCGACGCGCTGGTCGGCCTGGACAGCGTCAAGCGCGAGGTGCGCGCGCTCACCGACATGATCGAGGTGGGGCGGCGGCGGCAGCAGGCGGGGCTGAAGGCGGCCTCGGTCCGCCGGCACCTCGTCTTCACCGGCTCCCCCGGCACCGGCAAGACGACCGTCGCCCGGCTGTACGGGGAGATCCTCGCCTCCCTCGGGGTGCTGGAGCGCGGCCACCTGGTGGAGGTCTCCCGGGTGGACCTGGTCGGCGAGCACATCGGCTCCACCGCGATCCGCACCCAGGAGGCCTTCGACCGGGCGCGCGGCGGGGTGCTGTTCATCGACGAGGCGTACGCGCTGGCGCCGGAGGACTCGGGCCGGGACTTCGGACGCGAGGCGATCGACACCCTGGTGAAGCTGATGGAGGACCACCGCGACGCCGTGGTGGTGATCGTCGCGGGGTACACGGCGGAGATGGACCGGTTCCTGACCGTCAACCCGGGCGTGGCCTCGCGCTTCTCGCGGACCATCACCTTCGGGGACTACGGGCCCGGTGAACTGCTGCGGATCGTGGAGCAGCAGGCGGAGGAGCACGAGTACCGGCTCGGTGAGGGCACGGCCGACGCGCTGCTCGGCTATTTCACGGAGCTGCCCAAGGGCCCGGCCTTCGGCAACGGCCGCACCGCGCGCCAGACCTTCGAGTCGATGGTCGAGCGGCACGCGGGGCGGGTGGCGCAGTTGTCGGAGCCGAGTACGGACGAACTCACCCTCCTGTTCCCGGCGGACCTGCCGGTGCTGCCGGGGGTTCCGGCGCAGCCGGCTCCGTGCTGA
- a CDS encoding glutamate racemase, producing MKIALMDSGIGLLAAAAAVRRLRPDADLVLSSDPDGMPWGPRTPESLTGRALDVARAAAGHRPDALIVACNTASVHALPALRAALEPAIPVIGTVPAIKPAAALGGGRVAIWATPATTGSPYQRGLISEFAAGARVTEVPCPGLADAVEAADAAAVTAAVAAAAALTPADTTDVVLGCTHYELVETAIRTALAARTGGDGFVFHGSAEAVAGQALRRIGVRPEPALPATGSLTVLHSGRPGALPGAALGYAEGRLLAGGSPAADPAAAALLR from the coding sequence GTGAAGATCGCGCTCATGGACTCCGGAATCGGCCTCCTCGCGGCGGCCGCGGCGGTACGCCGGCTGCGGCCGGACGCGGATCTCGTGCTGTCCTCCGACCCCGACGGGATGCCCTGGGGCCCGCGCACCCCGGAGAGCCTCACCGGGCGGGCCCTCGACGTCGCCCGGGCCGCCGCCGGGCACCGACCCGACGCGCTCATCGTGGCCTGCAACACCGCCTCCGTGCACGCCCTTCCGGCGCTCCGCGCGGCGCTGGAGCCCGCCATCCCGGTCATCGGCACCGTCCCGGCGATCAAGCCGGCCGCCGCCCTCGGCGGCGGACGCGTCGCGATCTGGGCCACCCCCGCCACCACCGGCAGTCCCTACCAGCGCGGGCTCATCAGCGAGTTCGCGGCCGGTGCCCGGGTCACCGAGGTGCCCTGCCCGGGGCTGGCCGACGCGGTCGAGGCCGCAGACGCCGCCGCCGTGACGGCCGCCGTCGCCGCGGCCGCCGCGCTCACCCCGGCCGACACCACCGACGTGGTGCTCGGCTGCACCCACTACGAGCTCGTCGAAACCGCGATCCGCACCGCGCTCGCCGCGCGGACCGGCGGTGACGGCTTCGTCTTCCACGGCTCCGCCGAGGCCGTCGCCGGACAGGCGCTGCGCCGCATCGGCGTCCGGCCCGAACCCGCCCTGCCCGCCACCGGATCCCTGACCGTGCTGCACAGCGGGCGCCCCGGAGCCCTGCCCGGAGCCGCCCTCGGGTACGCCGAAGGACGGCTGCTCGCGGGCGGGAGCCCGGCCGCCGACCCGGCCGCGGCAGCGCTCCTCCGTTAG
- the lnt gene encoding apolipoprotein N-acyltransferase has translation MSSSVTRAAGSEPAHSTGLTVTISGTQASASPGKGTRAQFWVRALLAVLAGVLLYLSFAPRSLWWLAPPALALLGGCLHGRRARAGFALGLLAGLGYLLPLLVWTGEEVGPVPWLALATLEAVFIGVTGLGIALVSRLPGWPFFAAAVWVAGEALRARAPFGGFPWGKLAFGQADGFFTPLVALGGTPLLSFAVALCGFGLYEALRVVRGHPLRSAAVLAALAVTAPVCAGLAARPLVSDAAEDGSVTAALIQGNVPRLGLDFNSQRRQVLDNHALRTERLAEDVKAGRVPKPDFVVWPENSSDLDPYAQPDAYAVIDKAVKAIGVPVAIGAVVAPETGPLRNTMILWDPVKGPTTTYDKRKIQPFGERIPMRSVVRLFSSDVDRVRRDFGPGKDPGVFDMAGSGVGMVTCFEAAFDDAVRSTVRAGAQVIAVPSNNATFGRSQMTYQQLAMDRIRAVEHSRTVLVPVTSGVSAVIRPDGSVVAQTKMFTPDALVATIPLRSGSTPATALGPLPEYALLLLAACGLGWAALRRTRARRVL, from the coding sequence ATGAGCAGCAGTGTCACCCGCGCGGCCGGAAGCGAGCCCGCGCACTCCACGGGCCTGACCGTGACGATCTCCGGAACCCAAGCCTCCGCGTCCCCCGGGAAGGGCACGCGGGCGCAGTTCTGGGTGCGCGCCCTGCTCGCCGTGCTCGCCGGCGTGCTGCTCTACCTCAGCTTCGCGCCCCGCTCCCTGTGGTGGCTGGCGCCCCCGGCGCTCGCCCTGCTCGGCGGGTGCCTGCACGGTCGGCGGGCGCGGGCCGGCTTCGCCCTCGGCCTCCTCGCCGGGCTCGGCTACCTCCTGCCGCTCCTCGTCTGGACCGGCGAGGAGGTGGGCCCGGTGCCCTGGCTGGCGCTGGCCACCCTCGAAGCCGTCTTCATCGGCGTCACCGGCCTCGGGATCGCGCTGGTCAGCCGGCTCCCCGGCTGGCCGTTCTTCGCGGCGGCCGTGTGGGTCGCGGGCGAGGCGCTGCGGGCCCGGGCCCCCTTCGGCGGTTTCCCCTGGGGCAAGCTCGCCTTCGGCCAGGCCGACGGGTTCTTCACCCCGCTGGTGGCGCTCGGCGGGACCCCGCTGCTCTCCTTCGCGGTCGCCCTGTGCGGATTCGGGCTCTACGAGGCCCTGCGCGTGGTCCGCGGCCACCCGCTGCGGTCCGCCGCCGTCCTCGCGGCCCTCGCCGTCACGGCCCCGGTCTGTGCCGGCCTCGCCGCCCGCCCGCTCGTCTCCGACGCGGCCGAGGACGGCAGCGTCACCGCCGCCCTCATCCAGGGCAACGTCCCGCGGCTCGGCCTCGACTTCAACTCCCAGCGCCGCCAGGTCCTGGACAACCACGCCCTGCGGACCGAGCGGCTCGCCGAGGACGTGAAGGCGGGCCGGGTGCCCAAGCCCGACTTCGTCGTCTGGCCCGAGAACTCCTCCGACCTGGACCCGTACGCCCAGCCCGACGCCTACGCCGTGATCGACAAGGCCGTCAAGGCGATCGGCGTGCCCGTGGCCATCGGCGCCGTCGTGGCGCCGGAGACCGGCCCGCTGCGCAACACGATGATCCTCTGGGACCCGGTCAAGGGCCCCACCACGACCTACGACAAGCGCAAGATCCAGCCCTTCGGCGAGCGCATCCCGATGCGGTCCGTGGTCCGGCTCTTCAGCTCCGACGTGGACCGCGTCCGCCGCGACTTCGGCCCAGGCAAGGACCCCGGCGTCTTCGACATGGCCGGCAGCGGGGTCGGCATGGTCACCTGCTTCGAGGCGGCCTTCGACGACGCCGTCCGCTCCACGGTCCGGGCCGGCGCCCAGGTGATCGCCGTGCCCAGCAACAACGCCACGTTCGGCCGGAGCCAGATGACCTACCAGCAGCTGGCCATGGACCGCATCCGCGCCGTCGAGCACAGCAGGACCGTCCTCGTCCCCGTCACCAGCGGGGTCAGCGCGGTCATCCGCCCCGACGGGTCCGTCGTCGCGCAGACGAAGATGTTCACCCCCGACGCCCTGGTCGCAACGATCCCGCTGAGGTCCGGCAGCACCCCGGCGACCGCCCTCGGACCTCTGCCCGAGTACGCGTTGCTGCTGCTGGCCGCCTGCGGCCTCGGCTGGGCCGCGCTGCGCCGCACGCGCGCCCGCCGGGTGCTCTGA
- a CDS encoding SRPBCC family protein codes for MARRLRPVAPDFVRDAPVRLVFTAGAAAAPAVVYRALAEEVEAWPSWFGAVTLARPTGGGAGREVRLVGGVRFQETVVAAEPGLRYAYRVDETNAPGMTALLEEWQLAPAGAGTRIRWTFAADGPAPFRLALTAARPGLGRSFRSAVRALDARLAERRATER; via the coding sequence ATGGCCCGCCGACTCCGCCCGGTCGCACCGGACTTCGTCCGGGACGCCCCGGTACGGCTCGTCTTCACCGCCGGGGCCGCCGCGGCGCCCGCGGTCGTCTACCGGGCGCTCGCGGAGGAGGTGGAGGCCTGGCCGAGCTGGTTCGGTGCGGTGACCCTGGCCCGGCCGACGGGGGGCGGCGCGGGCCGGGAGGTGCGGCTGGTCGGCGGGGTGCGCTTCCAGGAGACGGTGGTGGCGGCCGAGCCCGGTCTGCGCTATGCCTACCGGGTGGACGAGACCAACGCGCCGGGCATGACGGCCCTGTTGGAGGAGTGGCAGCTGGCCCCCGCGGGCGCGGGCACCCGCATCCGCTGGACCTTCGCCGCGGACGGCCCTGCTCCGTTCCGGCTGGCCCTCACCGCGGCCCGCCCCGGGCTCGGCCGTTCCTTCCGCTCCGCGGTGCGCGCCCTGGACGCCCGGCTCGCCGAACGGCGCGCGACGGAGCGCTGA
- a CDS encoding DUF6643 family protein, with translation MTSPRSTYGGGYYSAPSFTDTPIYDSLVAERGTPQIAPIRVPAAYDTPNTGYTGGGYLPALASALPALPAAAPQQQSAPAYGYPYQQQAAQQPMPLQHAPAPYIPQQQPMAARGGYVPQPQPQQPRPVAAATGYEAMRPAAPRPMAGPAQVPTSVYEDPYGRPYPQGRGY, from the coding sequence ATGACCTCCCCCCGCTCCACTTATGGCGGCGGTTACTACTCCGCGCCCTCCTTCACGGACACCCCCATCTACGACTCCCTCGTCGCCGAACGCGGCACCCCTCAGATCGCCCCGATCCGCGTCCCGGCCGCGTACGACACCCCGAACACCGGCTATACGGGCGGCGGGTACCTGCCGGCCCTCGCCTCGGCCCTGCCCGCCCTGCCCGCCGCCGCACCGCAGCAGCAGAGCGCCCCGGCCTACGGCTACCCCTACCAGCAGCAGGCCGCGCAGCAGCCCATGCCGCTGCAGCACGCCCCCGCCCCGTACATCCCGCAGCAGCAGCCGATGGCCGCCCGCGGCGGGTACGTCCCGCAGCCCCAGCCGCAGCAGCCCCGCCCGGTCGCCGCGGCCACCGGCTACGAGGCCATGCGTCCGGCCGCGCCGCGCCCGATGGCGGGCCCGGCCCAGGTGCCCACCTCGGTGTACGAGGACCCGTACGGCCGCCCGTACCCGCAGGGCCGGGGCTACTGA
- a CDS encoding MOSC domain-containing protein: MSRMYVRSLHVHPVKSLTGTAPDEATVEPWGLSGDRRWAVVDAGGAVVTQRQQPRLALAAARPLAGGGIEVSAPGMPRLVVDVPGGSAPEPVLLFGKKVETVAAAGEAAAWFAAYLGVPARLVHLDDPAVRRPVDPEYALPGETVSLADAYPVLLTTTGSLEALNALIAGGDHAAEGPLPMDRFRPNLVVAGAAAWAEDGWRRLAIGDAVFRGVRECGRCVVTTTDQRTAERGKEPLKTLAAHRRIGRSLAFGRQLVPVRPGTVRVGDAVRVLE; this comes from the coding sequence ATGTCGCGCATGTACGTCCGGTCGCTCCATGTCCATCCCGTCAAGTCCCTGACCGGGACGGCACCCGACGAGGCGACCGTGGAGCCCTGGGGCCTGTCCGGGGACCGGCGGTGGGCGGTGGTCGACGCCGGGGGCGCGGTCGTCACCCAGCGCCAGCAGCCGCGGCTGGCCCTGGCCGCGGCCCGGCCGCTGGCCGGGGGCGGCATCGAGGTGTCGGCGCCGGGCATGCCCCGGCTGGTGGTGGACGTGCCCGGGGGGAGCGCACCGGAGCCGGTCCTCCTGTTCGGGAAGAAGGTCGAGACCGTGGCCGCGGCGGGGGAGGCGGCGGCCTGGTTCGCCGCGTACCTCGGCGTGCCCGCGCGCCTCGTGCACCTGGACGATCCGGCCGTCCGGCGCCCGGTGGACCCCGAGTACGCCCTGCCGGGCGAGACGGTGAGCCTGGCGGACGCCTATCCGGTGCTGCTGACCACCACCGGCTCGCTGGAGGCCCTCAACGCCCTGATCGCGGGCGGCGACCACGCGGCGGAGGGGCCGCTGCCGATGGACCGATTCCGCCCGAACCTGGTCGTGGCCGGGGCCGCGGCCTGGGCCGAGGACGGCTGGCGGCGCCTCGCGATCGGCGACGCGGTCTTCCGCGGCGTGCGCGAGTGCGGCCGGTGCGTGGTGACCACCACCGACCAGCGGACGGCGGAGCGCGGCAAGGAGCCCCTGAAGACGCTGGCCGCGCACCGGCGGATCGGCAGGTCCCTCGCCTTCGGACGGCAGCTGGTGCCGGTCCGGCCGGGCACCGTGCGGGTCGGCGACGCGGTCCGCGTGCTGGAGTGA
- a CDS encoding Rv1733c family protein translates to MWTATGVWRWRRNPLRRPTDLFEAWVAFAALLCVLLVAPALGWAAGVRVDGTLQRAAVAQRQERHLVPAVVVSPAREPGGEPSADPSERSSAPQRTQVVASWTAPDGSSHEGTVPAAEEPPHPGDRFRIWTDAHGRLVGRPLDPTAAAFHAGVAGLAVAIGAAALVETVRRMVVRRLMHRRYIRLDRAWAAAGPDWGRAGAGS, encoded by the coding sequence GTGTGGACGGCAACGGGTGTGTGGCGTTGGCGGCGCAATCCGCTGCGCCGTCCGACCGACCTCTTCGAGGCGTGGGTGGCGTTCGCGGCGCTGCTGTGCGTCCTGCTGGTGGCTCCGGCCCTCGGCTGGGCCGCCGGCGTGCGGGTGGACGGAACCCTTCAGCGGGCCGCGGTGGCGCAGCGGCAGGAGCGGCACCTGGTCCCCGCGGTGGTGGTCAGTCCCGCCCGGGAGCCGGGCGGGGAGCCGTCGGCCGATCCGTCGGAGCGGTCCTCGGCCCCGCAGCGGACGCAGGTGGTGGCGTCGTGGACCGCGCCCGACGGCAGCAGCCACGAGGGCACGGTGCCGGCCGCGGAGGAGCCGCCGCACCCGGGCGACCGGTTCCGGATATGGACCGACGCGCACGGGCGGCTGGTGGGCCGACCGCTCGACCCGACCGCCGCCGCCTTCCACGCCGGGGTGGCGGGCCTGGCGGTCGCGATCGGCGCCGCCGCGCTGGTGGAGACCGTCCGGCGGATGGTCGTACGCAGGCTCATGCATCGGCGGTACATCCGTCTGGACCGTGCGTGGGCGGCCGCGGGGCCGGATTGGGGCCGGGCGGGAGCGGGCAGTTGA
- a CDS encoding glycosyltransferase, whose protein sequence is MGLLLAACAAYASLAAWVWLTFAQGMFWRTDVRLPPRSDPARWPSVAIVVPARDEAGVLPRSLPSLLAQDYPGPAEIVLVDDGSTDGTADLARRLADAHPGLPLTVLSPGDPAPGWTGKLWALRHGIAHARAHGRAPAPAARPAGTIAEAGTEATTGTEAGTATGAGTGTEVGPRPRHGAATGPEYLLLTDADIAHAPDSLRELVAAATSADLDLVSQMARLRVASPWERLVVPAFVYFFAQLYPFRRVNRPGSRTAAAAGGCVLLRTAAAVAAGVPDSIRQAVIDDVSLARAVRRSGGRIWLGLAERVDSVRPYPALADLWRMVSRSAYAQLRHQPLLLAGTVAGLVLVYLVPPIALLAGLTAGRPALAWAGGLAWLLMAGTYLPMLRHYRQPAALAPLLPFTALLYLLMTVDSAVRHYRGRGAAWKGRTYARPDDA, encoded by the coding sequence ATGGGCCTCCTCCTCGCCGCCTGCGCGGCCTACGCCTCCCTCGCCGCCTGGGTCTGGCTCACCTTCGCCCAGGGCATGTTCTGGCGCACCGACGTCCGCCTCCCCCCGCGCTCCGACCCCGCCCGCTGGCCGTCCGTCGCGATCGTGGTCCCGGCGCGGGACGAGGCCGGGGTGCTGCCCCGCAGCCTCCCGTCCCTCCTCGCGCAGGACTATCCCGGCCCGGCCGAGATCGTGCTCGTCGACGACGGCAGCACGGACGGCACCGCCGACCTGGCCCGCCGCCTCGCCGACGCGCACCCGGGCCTCCCCCTCACCGTGCTCTCCCCCGGCGACCCGGCGCCCGGCTGGACCGGCAAGCTCTGGGCCCTGCGCCACGGGATCGCCCACGCCCGCGCGCACGGCCGCGCCCCGGCGCCCGCCGCGCGGCCGGCCGGGACGATCGCCGAGGCCGGGACGGAGGCCACGACCGGGACCGAGGCAGGGACAGCGACCGGGGCCGGGACCGGAACCGAGGTGGGCCCCCGTCCCCGCCACGGAGCGGCGACCGGTCCCGAGTACCTGCTCCTCACCGACGCGGACATCGCACACGCACCGGACAGCCTGCGCGAGCTGGTCGCCGCCGCGACCTCCGCCGACCTCGACCTCGTCTCCCAGATGGCCCGGCTGCGCGTCGCCAGTCCGTGGGAACGGCTCGTCGTGCCGGCCTTCGTGTACTTCTTCGCACAGCTGTACCCCTTCCGCCGCGTCAACCGCCCCGGCTCGCGCACCGCGGCCGCGGCCGGCGGGTGCGTCCTGTTGCGCACGGCGGCGGCCGTGGCGGCCGGCGTTCCCGACTCCATCCGGCAGGCCGTCATCGACGACGTCTCGCTCGCCCGCGCCGTGCGGCGCTCCGGCGGTCGCATCTGGCTGGGGCTCGCGGAGCGGGTGGACAGCGTCCGCCCGTACCCCGCCCTCGCCGACCTCTGGCGGATGGTCTCGCGCAGCGCGTACGCCCAACTGCGCCACCAGCCGCTCCTGTTGGCCGGGACGGTCGCCGGGCTGGTCCTGGTGTACCTGGTGCCGCCGATCGCCCTCCTCGCGGGCCTGACGGCCGGGCGCCCGGCCCTCGCCTGGGCCGGCGGCCTGGCGTGGCTGCTCATGGCGGGCACCTATCTGCCGATGCTGCGCCACTACCGCCAGCCGGCCGCGCTCGCCCCGCTGCTCCCCTTCACCGCGCTGCTGTACCTGCTGATGACGGTGGACTCGGCCGTCCGTCACTACCGGGGCCGCGGGGCCGCCTGGAAGGGCCGCACCTATGCCCGTCCCGACGACGCCTGA
- a CDS encoding VOC family protein, translating into MTTHETPRTAQTASMAGRAGSGVPERYRTAVVPHVMVADAPAAIDFYERAFGAVQEFRIDHPRGGVMHAEIRIGAAVLMLGDTSEGPFTSPTALGGTSVALHVFVPDVDALTKRAVAAGAELLEEPADRFHGDRTAILRDPSGHLWIFLTHLEEVSAAEPARRVSAGRGEDRNPAAGAGTRTRAASPAAPRARYGAAAIPEHWTDPLHVPLPGFGGRVLRSDGLRTLARQLAAAGAAAR; encoded by the coding sequence ATGACCACGCACGAGACACCCCGGACAGCACAGACCGCATCGATGGCCGGCCGAGCGGGGAGCGGCGTGCCGGAGCGCTACCGCACCGCCGTGGTGCCGCACGTCATGGTGGCCGACGCACCGGCGGCGATCGACTTCTACGAGCGGGCCTTCGGCGCCGTCCAGGAGTTCCGGATCGACCACCCGCGGGGCGGGGTGATGCACGCCGAGATCAGGATCGGGGCGGCGGTGCTCATGCTGGGCGACACCTCGGAGGGCCCGTTCACCTCACCGACGGCGCTGGGCGGGACCTCGGTCGCGCTGCACGTCTTCGTACCGGACGTGGACGCGCTGACGAAGAGGGCCGTGGCGGCGGGCGCGGAGCTGCTGGAGGAGCCCGCGGACCGGTTCCACGGGGACCGCACCGCCATCCTGCGCGATCCGTCGGGGCACCTGTGGATCTTCCTCACGCACCTGGAGGAGGTCTCCGCGGCCGAGCCGGCGCGCCGGGTCTCCGCGGGACGGGGTGAGGACCGGAACCCCGCCGCAGGTGCGGGGACACGCACACGAGCGGCCTCGCCCGCGGCGCCACGGGCCCGGTACGGGGCCGCGGCGATCCCGGAGCACTGGACGGACCCGCTGCACGTCCCGCTGCCCGGCTTCGGCGGCCGGGTACTGCGCTCCGACGGGCTGCGCACGCTGGCCCGGCAGCTCGCGGCGGCGGGGGCTGCGGCGCGCTGA
- a CDS encoding PLP-dependent cysteine synthase family protein — protein MSTTGTTGTTIDVDRSDADYRVWLKEAVRKVQADANRSADTHLLRFPLPEEWGIDLYLKDESTHPTGSLKHRLARSLFLYALCNGWIRPGRPVIEASSGSTAVSEAYFAKLIGVPFIAVMPRTTSPEKCRLIEFHGGTCHFADDPMKMYEESAELADRTGGHYMDQFTYAERATDWRGNNNIAESIYQQLRLERYPEPAWIVATAGTGGTSATIARYVHYMQHDTRICVPDPENSCFFDGWTNHDPHATSDCGSRIEGIGRPRMEPSFVPGAIDRMMKVPDAASVAACRALERAIGRKAGGSTGTGVWSALKIVSEMVAAGRTGSVVTLLCDPGDRYLDKYYSDDWLAAQGLDIAPYAQTLDTLLTTGTWREPGA, from the coding sequence ATGAGCACCACCGGTACCACCGGTACGACCATCGATGTCGACCGCAGTGACGCGGACTACCGGGTCTGGCTGAAGGAGGCCGTCCGCAAGGTCCAGGCGGACGCCAACCGCTCCGCCGACACCCACTTGCTGCGCTTCCCGCTCCCCGAGGAATGGGGCATCGACCTCTACCTCAAGGACGAGTCGACGCACCCCACGGGCTCCCTCAAGCACCGTCTCGCCCGCTCGCTGTTCCTGTACGCCCTCTGCAACGGCTGGATCCGGCCGGGCCGCCCGGTCATCGAGGCGTCGTCCGGTTCCACCGCGGTGTCCGAGGCGTACTTCGCCAAGCTGATCGGCGTCCCCTTCATCGCCGTCATGCCGCGCACCACCAGCCCGGAGAAGTGCCGGCTCATCGAGTTCCACGGCGGCACCTGCCACTTCGCGGACGACCCGATGAAGATGTACGAGGAGTCCGCCGAGCTCGCCGACCGCACCGGCGGCCACTACATGGACCAGTTCACCTACGCCGAGCGGGCCACGGACTGGCGCGGCAACAACAACATCGCGGAGTCGATCTACCAGCAGCTGCGCCTGGAGCGGTACCCCGAGCCCGCCTGGATCGTGGCGACCGCGGGCACCGGCGGCACCTCGGCCACCATCGCCCGCTACGTGCACTACATGCAGCACGACACCCGGATCTGCGTCCCCGACCCGGAGAACTCCTGCTTCTTCGACGGCTGGACGAACCACGACCCGCACGCGACCAGCGACTGCGGCTCGCGCATCGAGGGCATCGGCCGCCCGCGCATGGAGCCGAGCTTCGTGCCCGGCGCCATCGACCGGATGATGAAGGTGCCCGACGCGGCGAGCGTCGCGGCCTGCCGGGCGCTGGAGCGGGCCATAGGGCGCAAGGCGGGCGGTTCGACGGGCACCGGCGTCTGGAGCGCGCTGAAGATCGTCTCGGAGATGGTGGCTGCGGGCCGTACCGGCAGCGTCGTCACCCTGTTGTGCGACCCGGGCGACCGCTACCTCGACAAGTACTACTCCGACGACTGGCTGGCGGCGCAGGGCCTGGACATCGCCCCGTACGCGCAGACCCTCGACACCCTCCTCACGACCGGCACGTGGCGCGAACCGGGCGCCTGA